From the bacterium genome, the window GGCGAGCCGTTCCCGCGCTTCGGGCGACGCGCCCGGCCCCGCCAGCAGCAGGCAGTGCGCCGGGTCCGCGCCGCGGCCCACGCGCCCGCGCAGCTGATGGAGCTGGGCGAGACCGAAACGCTCCGCCCGCTCGACGAGCATCACCGTCGCCTCGGGGACGTCGAGGCCCACCTCGACGACGGTCGTCGCCACCAGCAGCGGCGCCGCGCCGCTGCGAAAACGCTCGAGCTGCGCGCTCCGCTCGGCCGGAGGCATGCGCCCGTGCGCCAGCCCCACGGCGACCTCCGGGAAGAAGGCGCGCAGCCGCGCGGCCGCGCGCACCGCCGCGACCGCGTCCTCGCCTCCCTCCAACGCGAGCGGGCAGACCACGTAGACGCGCCGGCCGCGCGCCAGCTCGACGCGCACCAGCTCCCAGGCCGCGCGGCGCCCCTCGGCGCCGACCACCCGCGTCGTCACCGGTCGCCTGCCTGGCGGCACCTCATCGATGACCGAGACGTCGAGGTCCCCGTAGAGGGCGAGCGCCAGCGTCCGGGGGATCGGCGTCGCGGTCATCACGAGCAGGCCCGGCGCCTCGCCCTTGGCTCGCAGACGCACACGCTGGCGCACGCCGAAGCGGTGCTGCTCGTCCACGATGGCGAGCGCCAGCCGCGCGAAGCGCACGCGCTCCTCGAGCAGCGCGTGCGTGCCCACGACGAACCGGATGGTGCCGGCGGCCAGGCCCGCCAGCAGCGGCCCGCGGCGCTCGCGCGGGACGCCCGCGGTGAGCAGCTCGACCGCGACGCCCACGGGCGCCATGAGCGCCGCGAGCACCCGGTGGTGCTGCTCCGCGAGCAGCTCCGTCGGCGCCAGCAGCGCCGCCTGCCCCCCCTGCGCGCACGCCGCGGCGGCGGCCAGCGCCGCCACCACGGTCTTGCCGCTGCCGACGTCGCCCTGGAGCAGCCGCTGCATCGGGCGGTCGCCGGCGAGATCGGCGAGGATCTCGCCGACGACGCGCGCCTGCGCCGCCGTCAATGCGAACGGCAGCCGCGCCT encodes:
- a CDS encoding ATP-dependent DNA helicase RecG, giving the protein MASSTALRPADPVRLVPGVGPARAALLERLGVATVGDLLRLLPRRYEDRRRLGTIADLAGGPPGSFAARVISAGPEVTPRKRRRVFRAVLADDGGGRVTALWFRFRAPHLQPLLAAGSRVLVHGSVVVEAGRAEMLHPEIEPLGEDGERIGPAVRPVYPGTEGLPQATLRTLVRRALAAASAGLEDPLPPELRARLSLPGLVESLAAVHEPADDADVEALEAGGTPAHRRLAFDDLLALQLRLALSRARYGRSRRRRGRRVPADLPQRFQARLPFALTAAQARVVGEILADLAGDRPMQRLLQGDVGSGKTVVAALAAAAACAQGGQAALLAPTELLAEQHHRVLAALMAPVGVAVELLTAGVPRERRGPLLAGLAAGTIRFVVGTHALLEERVRFARLALAIVDEQHRFGVRQRVRLRAKGEAPGLLVMTATPIPRTLALALYGDLDVSVIDEVPPGRRPVTTRVVGAEGRRAAWELVRVELARGRRVYVVCPLALEGGEDAVAAVRAAARLRAFFPEVAVGLAHGRMPPAERSAQLERFRSGAAPLLVATTVVEVGLDVPEATVMLVERAERFGLAQLHQLRGRVGRGADPAHCLLLAGPGASPEARERLA